From the genome of Sphingopyxis sp. DBS4:
ATCTCGAACGCGACGGCGTCACCCGCGACGGCCGCGACGCCTCGATGTTCGACGCGGAGGGGGACGCAGCCGACCGCGCCGGCTTCGCATCGCGCTGCGAGGATGATCGTCATCATTTCCGTTTCATCGTCAGTCCGGAAGATGCCGGGGAAATCGGCGACCTCAGGCGCTTCACCCGCGACCTCATGGCCGACATGGCAAAGGATCTCGAGACGCGCCTCGACTGGATCGCGGTCGATCATTGGAACACCGACAATCCGCACATTCACATCCTTGTGCGCGGCGTCGCCGACGACGGCAAGGATCTTGTCGTCGATCGCGGCTATCGCTGTCGCTCGGGGTCGGGTCACCGCTTGGATGATTATGGACCAGCAGGATAGCTGCCGCATCCAGCTCGAGCGCGCGCCGGAAAATCGTGCGCGGATAAAGTGCCAGCTGCCGAACCGAGCCATGCTGCATTTGCTCGTCGGCGACGAGCCGGCGCGACGCGTCCAGAAACAGCACGCGAAGAATTTCCTCGGGCAGCGCGCCCATCGAGGTCTTGAAATATTCGATCAGTTTTGGGCTGGAGGGTTCGATCACGCGACCGAGCAATTCGGCGCGCATGGCTTCGAGGCCGGCCTCGCGCGCGGCAAGCAGAAGGCCTATGACCGGACTCTGCTTGCCGAGAATTCGCGCCAGCGCCTCGGGTGACCGCGACCAGATGCGATCGAGACTATGAAACTCGGCAAGTAGCGTTTCGGCTATCGATTGGCTGTTCTCGGGATCGATCGACGCGACGAGATGTACCAGGACGGCTCGCTGTCGCCGCGCGCCAGGCGTCGCTGGTGCCGCCAGGTTGCGAGGATGAGGATCGGCGGAACCAGCCACGAGGTCGCGACCTGCATCGTCAGATAAGCCGCCGGATGAATCTCCACATCGAGGAACCGGCTCGTGTGCGCGAGGAGCGGGAGTATATGGAGCACCGCGACGCACATGGGCCAGAAGCGATGCGCAAAAAGCGCGAGCAGGGTGGTTGCGGTCGCGCCGAACAGGTCGATCGCGAGATGGCCCGTGTCCAGCGATGCGAATTCGACCGGTACGAAAGCGTGGAGCATCTTGTCCGCTCCCACCATGGTCAGCGCGATCGCGGCCATCGCGCGTTCGGGTCCGCCCCCGCGCCAGGCGGCATAGCCAAGAGCAACCAGCAAGAAAGCGAGGAAAAATGCCATGCGCATCGCCCGAACCTTTCATGCTGATTGCTCCGGGTCAATCGGGGTCAGGCGGCCGCCGGAAGAGGCTCGGAAACCGCACCGGCGATCGCCGGGCATTCATGAAGGTCATAGCCCGCCGTCTCGCGTCCGATTTGCACGAGATCGCCATGGACGCGAAGGATGTCACCGCTCACATCGACCAGCGCCATCTGTGCCTTCGCGAGCCGCCGGATCGTTGCATGGCCGCTGGTGGCCGGCACCCCGATGGTATCGCGGCGTGCGGTCACGACACTTGTCATCAGCGAGGACACCGCGATGAGGGCATCGTCGACTCTGCCTTCCGCAGCCGGGACGTCGCGCTCGAGACGAGCTGCTGCAAAACTGGTTTCTTTGGACATGACTTCTCCTTTTCCGGAAAGCGGGGGCGATCCGGCGATTGCTTGGGCACAAGGGAAAGGGATCAGCCGGAGATCAGCGTCGTCAGCGCCTGGGCGATGGCGAGCCCCGATAAGATGAGCAGGACCAGTGCGACCAGCATGGCCGCCATGATCAGCGCTCGCCTTGTCCGGGCATGGTCATGCCTCCAGAAATCCCTGAACGGCGGGCTGGCCTCCATCGGCCCGTCCGCCGCCAGGACACTGTCGTTCAGCGCCATCGCGTCGGCCGGGCCTCCGTCCGGGAAGTGGGATGGCACGAGCGCAGGCGGCGGCGGAAGGTCGATCGGATCGCATGTGATCCGATCATAGGTCTGTTTGAGGCGGGCATAGACGATCGCGGTCTCGTCGCGGTTCGCCGTCCCCAATATGTCGCGCGCCTTGGTCAGCCGGAGATCGACGGTGGGCTTGGCGATTCCGAGCTGCCGCGCAATCTGCTTCGAGGTCTGTCGCTCGATCAGGAGATCGAGGCAGGCCCGCTGCTTGTCAGTGAGGCGCGCCCAGCGTTCGGCGTCCTCAAATGTGTGCGACCTCGAATCACTCATGTTCACACTCTTGTCAAAATCGCCTCCGGCACAAGCCCCGGGAGTGATTCGCGGGGGCGCGGCCGCTCTCCCGCGATGACGGCGCCTACGCCATAGCCTGTCTTTCAACGCCACGGTGCGACGCGCTCAAAAGCTTGTTGAATTGGGGCAATCCCTGCGTCTCTTACTCGGCCCCGTCGCACGGACACTCCGGTCCGGCGCCGCGAAACGGGGTCCTCTCATGGCTGCAGAACCGATCCGGCTCGAAGCGCGAAATCGCAGCGCGCGCATGTTGCAGACCGCATTCGGAGCGGCGATCGCCGGTTGGCTTGCCGACCCGCAAGTCGTCGAGATCATGCTCAATCCGGACGGCCGCCTCTGGGTCGACCGCTTGGGTGCTGGCCTTTCGGATAGGTGACGGTCAGTTCTGACTGTCGGAACAGGCCATAGCTGCCCGTGCCGACGCCATTGTCCATATCGACCGAGACGGTCGGATTGGGACGAACGCGGGCTTGCAGCTGGTCGGCACGCGCGGCGTCGACCCCCGCTTCACCCGCTCTGAGCTCTGGCGATGCAGCGATGGCCCGCTCGACCGCCTGGTCGAGCGTTAGCGGCTGAGCCCATACGGACCCCGCCAGCAGCGCAGCCCCGGCCAACAGGGCGGCGCGCATATGAATATGCATGAATGATCACTCCTGAACGGTTCGGCTGAGCGCAGGCCGGGAAGGGCTGCGCGGCAGGCGTCGTTCAGGCGAGGGGCGGGTTCAGGGGAGGCGCGAGGGCGCGCGAAGCGAGGCGCGTGGCGGGCAGCGCGAAGTGCAGGCCGCCGGAAAAGCAGGATAGATCGTCATGGCCCGCAAGGGCCTGGTCGGATGCGACCGGGCAATTATGGTGGCTGCCGTGGAGGTCGGCATCCTGCTGACCTTTTTGCGTGTCCTTGCCCGACGCATGGCCCGGTTCCGCATGGTGGGACAGATGCGAATCCGTCGCATGGTGCGTCATGCCCGCCATCGCCGGTGCAGCATTGTGGAGCCCGCTGAGAAGCAGGATTAACACAAGGAACAGCCGAAGGGGAGCGCCGGACATGCGCGCGCCCCTAACAGCGAATGGCTTGTTCCGGAAGTCCAAAACCGGATCAGCCCTTTCGGGCGTCGCGTTCGGTCGCCGACCGGGCCGCCTCGATCAGTACCGCCAGGCCCTCCGGCAGCGGCATCGGATCGAAGGCGCTCACGTGCGCGCGTCCATTGTTCCCGGCCGGGAGCCGGCCGGTCAGCGAGCCGAGCGGGACGAGCAGGAACCGCATCGCCTGACCGGCGGCTTCGCGGCTATCGCCGAGTTCGATCGCATAGCGGAACATGTGCCAGTGCGAGGCCAGATGCGGGCCCATATAGGGCTGGCTCAAGATATGCTCCCATTCCAGCGCCCGCCACGCGGCGGCTTCATCGCCGAATCGTCTTGATTCGCGGAACAGGCGACATTGGTCGCGCAGGAGCGGCGCGACGATGGCCCGGGTCAGCGGTTTTTCAGTCGATGTCATCATGCAGGGTCCCCATTTTTGTCCAGGGAAGGCTTTTGCACCCTGTAGTAGATACAGGGTCAAGCCCTCATGTTGCCGTTCGCCGCCTCAATGCGAGATTTCCGATTTACCGACCTGTCCGGCACGAATCCCGCCGCCCGTGCGCGGGCCAGTACAAAAAAGGATAGAAGCAATAGCGTAAGGCCGGAACTAAGATTGAAAGACAATCGTAGCACTATTGTGCTTAACGCCCGGTTGTTCGACGGATATCCTGTTCCTCTAGGCGGTGTAATAAGTATTTCTAAGACGGATACACGCCTTGGTTGCAATCATGAGATAACATTACAGCATCCTTTCGGGGGTTCGAATAGTGCCGCCGAAGTTGATTGAAAATCTTCTACTTTTCATCGCGCTATTTCGATGCTAGGGGCCGGTTCCAATGCGACGGGTAATCCTCCTCTTGCTGACCTTTCTCCTTGCATCCGGAACGGTTGCAGGATCGCTCGCGCATGCGACCGAGGATCGGGCCGAGGCGAGCCTTTTTGTCGCGGCGATCGAAGCGGGCTGCGTGAGTGCGCCGGCTACCGAAAGCGCCGAGCCCGACAAGAAAAAATCGTCGCCCGGCGAAAAGCAGCAGGTGCCTGCCGCCGCTCATGGTTGCCATGGCCACCATTCGGGCGTCCCGGCGGAAACGCTTTCGGCAGCGACCGAAACGCCTGCCCCTGAAGCGCATACGCGCATCCTGACGGCCGCCTTGCCGCCCGTCGCCTACATCGGGACGTTCCGCCCTCCAATCGCCTGACGCTCTAGGTCTGCGCGCGCCCTTCGCGTGCGCTTCTCCCTGGAAACGTCAGGAGTCTCCTTTTCATGAAATCCATAGTTGTCGCCGCGAGTATCGTGGCGCTCGTTGCAGGCGCAAATTCCGCGCCCGCCGCTGCCCAGTCGGCAGCGACGGAGCTGGTGGGACCGCCTTCTTCCGCAGGCGAGGCCGTGCGTACCGGCCCGCTTCCCGCTCGATTGTCCCTCGCCCAGGCGATGGAGGAGGCCGACGCGCGCTCGCCGCGCGTGGTTGCCGCCGAAGCCGAAGTGGAGGCCGCGCGCGGTCGCCAGCGTCAGGCGGGCTATCGCTTCAACCCCATCCTTAACGTCGATGTCGAGAATTTTGCAGGCACTGGCCCCTACTCGGGTCTGAATGGTCTCGAAACGACGGTCTCGGTCAATCAGCGTCTCGATATCGGCGGGCGCCGCCGCGCGCGCATGACGCTCGCCGACGCCGAGTTTCTGGCCGCGCAATATCGGCTTGAGATTGCCCGCGCAGATCTCGCGCTCGAGGTTCGTAACCAGTTCGCGACCGCGCTCGCGGCCCGCGACAGTCTGGCGCTCGCGCGCGAGAATGAAGCGCGCGCTCGCGAACTCGTCCGCGTGGCGCAGGCAATGGTCGACACCGGGAACGAGCCGCCGCTGCGGGCCTTCCGTGCCAACGCGGCGCTGGTCCAGGCAACCGCCGAACTGCGCACCGCCGAGGCCGAGGAACGGACGGCGCGCCGTTCGCTGGCAGCGCTTCTCGGCAGCTCGGTTGCTCCGGCCGAACTGGTCGAAGGCGACCTGTGGGTGATGCCTGCCTCGGTTGACTCGCTGGCCACGCTCGACGTGCGGCTTGCCGAGACCGACCGCCTCATCGCCGAAGCTCGCCTCCAGGGGCAGCACGCCGACGGTCGCCTCGACCCATCGGTTGGCTTCGGGGTGCGGCAGCTTCGCGATACAGGTGATCGCGCGCTCATTGCGAATGTCTCGGTGCCGCTCCCGATCTTCGATCGCAACCGCGGCAACATCTCGGCCGCCAAGTCCGACGTTGCTGCCGCCATCGCGCGGCGGGAGAATGCGGTCGTCAACGCCGAGGCGAAAATCGCCAACGCCCAGGCCGAACTCGACGCCGCCCAAGCTCGCCTCGCGGCGCTTGAGGGCAGCGGCATCGAGCAGGCGCGCGAAGGTGTCCGGCTCGCCGAACTCAGCTACCGCGCCGGCAAGTCATCGCTCGTCGAATATATCGACGCGCAGCAGGCTTATGCGGCAACGCAGGCCGAGCTGATCGCGGCGCGCCAGGCCCGGGCCGAAGCCCGCGCCATCCTCTCGCGCCAGGCCGCCGCCGACGGCGATGCGGATCATCAGCCATGAGCGCGCCGAGCCTTCCAGTGGACGGGGGCGCATTCGCTGCCGTTCTTCCAAGTCAACAGGGGTGCGCCGCCGGTCGGCGCGCGAACCGCATCAACAGCGGAGATAGAATATGATCACCAAGGACAAGCGTCTCCTCGGCACTGTCGCGGGCGCCATGATACTCGCCGCCGTCACGGGCTTCGGCGTTGCACGTTGCACCGCCGACCC
Proteins encoded in this window:
- a CDS encoding relaxase/mobilization nuclease domain-containing protein, coding for MARKGFARRPPGSGGGTGHHGRGRRALARVRFRADGRCVVVKARIVRHKGQRFRSAPLARHIQYLERDGVTRDGRDASMFDAEGDAADRAGFASRCEDDRHHFRFIVSPEDAGEIGDLRRFTRDLMADMAKDLETRLDWIAVDHWNTDNPHIHILVRGVADDGKDLVVDRGYRCRSGSGHRLDDYGPAG
- a CDS encoding LuxR C-terminal-related transcriptional regulator, producing MSDSRSHTFEDAERWARLTDKQRACLDLLIERQTSKQIARQLGIAKPTVDLRLTKARDILGTANRDETAIVYARLKQTYDRITCDPIDLPPPPALVPSHFPDGGPADAMALNDSVLAADGPMEASPPFRDFWRHDHARTRRALIMAAMLVALVLLILSGLAIAQALTTLISG
- a CDS encoding TolC family protein codes for the protein MHIHMRAALLAGAALLAGSVWAQPLTLDQAVERAIAASPELRAGEAGVDAARADQLQARVRPNPTVSVDMDNGVGTGSYGLFRQSELTVTYPKGQHPSGRPRGGRPD
- a CDS encoding DUF3703 domain-containing protein; the protein is MMTSTEKPLTRAIVAPLLRDQCRLFRESRRFGDEAAAWRALEWEHILSQPYMGPHLASHWHMFRYAIELGDSREAAGQAMRFLLVPLGSLTGRLPAGNNGRAHVSAFDPMPLPEGLAVLIEAARSATERDARKG
- a CDS encoding TolC family protein, producing the protein MKSIVVAASIVALVAGANSAPAAAQSAATELVGPPSSAGEAVRTGPLPARLSLAQAMEEADARSPRVVAAEAEVEAARGRQRQAGYRFNPILNVDVENFAGTGPYSGLNGLETTVSVNQRLDIGGRRRARMTLADAEFLAAQYRLEIARADLALEVRNQFATALAARDSLALARENEARARELVRVAQAMVDTGNEPPLRAFRANAALVQATAELRTAEAEERTARRSLAALLGSSVAPAELVEGDLWVMPASVDSLATLDVRLAETDRLIAEARLQGQHADGRLDPSVGFGVRQLRDTGDRALIANVSVPLPIFDRNRGNISAAKSDVAAAIARRENAVVNAEAKIANAQAELDAAQARLAALEGSGIEQAREGVRLAELSYRAGKSSLVEYIDAQQAYAATQAELIAARQARAEARAILSRQAAADGDADHQP